One part of the Arabidopsis thaliana chromosome 1 sequence genome encodes these proteins:
- a CDS encoding hypothetical protein (DUF506) (Protein of unknown function (DUF506); CONTAINS InterPro DOMAIN/s: Protein of unknown function DUF506, plant (InterPro:IPR006502); BEST Arabidopsis thaliana protein match is: Protein of unknown function (DUF506) (TAIR:AT3G07350.1); Has 13 Blast hits to 13 proteins in 4 species: Archae - 0; Bacteria - 0; Metazoa - 0; Fungi - 0; Plants - 13; Viruses - 0; Other Eukaryotes - 0 (source: NCBI BLink).) yields the protein MSSSSSQTSRRPYISAALNSRSNAAKTLNELIKIHGLEFAFKKDGVKRDMERGCKSALADEYVSNNLHNLRTQYLTKVINLFRQKHHVAEIIKTSWTSDDGKAQTYDIIEVIHYPTNERLIADIDMYDGLHQVMEIPENLEKDVPVAFVGTGDDIRRLVATISDEGVEEALLSKWLARNGI from the coding sequence atgtcttcctcttcctcgcAGACGTCGCGTCGCCCATATATATCAGCGGCTCTTAATTCGCGTTCCAATGCAGCCAAGACTCTCAACGAATTGATCAAGATCCATGGATTAGAATTTGCTTTCAAAAAAGACGGAGTGAAAAGGGACATGGAAAGGGGATGCAAATCGGCGTTAGCTGACGAGTACGTATCCAACAACCTACATAATCTGAGGACACAGTACTTGACAAAGGTGATAAATCTATTCCGCCAAAAGCACCACGTGGCAGAGATTATCAAGACGTCATGGACGTCCGATGACGGCAAAGCGCAGACATATGACATCATCGAAGTCATACATTACCCAACAAACGAACGGTTGATCGCCGACATAGATATGTACGACGGGCTTCACCAAGTCATGGAAATTCCTGAAAACCTCGAGAAGGATGTGCCGGTCGCGTTCGTCGGAACCGGCGATGATATACGCCGTCTCGTAGCAACTATTTCCGACGAAGGAGTTGAGGAAGCCCTTCTATCTAAATGGCTTGCCCGTAACGGTATCTAA